The genomic window ACGCTCAAATCGAGACTCTGACAGCCGTTGAATACGATTTACTGTCTTCGCCCGCTTTTCGGATAGAACGGTCGAGTTCACAGCGAGTAACGACAGAGACGAGTGTCCTGCTATCGTGGCAACAGTGAATCGCCACGTCCTCCCCAACCGATTCGCTCACTCACACGGTTCGTTCGCTCATCCCTCGCACGGCTTTGTTCTGCGGTTCGCCGAGGGCGAACCGCAACACAGCGCGCGCCACTGCAGTAGCGGGCACCAGTCCGGTTCTCGAGGCGTCACCGAGGCCGGCGTGTAACGCGACCGTTGCGAAGGCAAGGACAGGGCTATCCCCCGGCCTGATCCATGTGTGAATATGGCAGACGAAGACGACCTCGACGACTTGCTCGACGAACTCGACAGTCAGGGCGACCTCGAGACCTCCCAGCAGGTGTTATCGATCCGGACCGAGAGCCGCCGGTACGACAAGCCGGTGACGATCATCGAGGGCTTCGACCTCACGAAATCCGAGATCGAATCGACCGCCTCGGACCTCAAGAGTTCGCTCGGGACGGGCGGCACGGTCGACGAGGGCCGGATCGAACTGCAGGGCGACCACCGCGACCGCGTCCCGGATCTGCTCCGGGACCGGGGATTCGACGTTCGCGAGTGAAGACGGGACGGCCTGCCCCGCTCGCCGCCGCTCGAGGAACGTTCGCCGCCGAATCGGTCGCTTCGGGCAACGGGCTATTTATGTTCCACGTTCGATAATGACGTATGCACGTTCGACCCGCCACGACCGACGACTTCGAGGCGATCACGGCCGTCGCTCGCGCCACGTGGCACGACACTTACGACGAACTCGAGGCGGACGTGATCGACCGGACGGTCGACGACTGGTACACTGACGATTCGATGCCGCTCGAGGCTCCGGGGACGATCGTTCTCGTTGCGGAAGAGCGCGAGGCGCAACGCGCCTCGGAACGAAGCGGTAACGCCGCTGACAACGACGAGGTCGTCGGCTTCACCCACGCGGTCGCACAGGGCGATAAAGCCGACATTCTCCGGATGTACGTCCGCCCGGACCGGCAGGGCGAGGGCATCGGATCGCAACTCCACGAGCGACTGATCGCCGAACTCGAGGCCTATGATATCGAGCGAATTCGGTCGATCGACTTCGCGTTCAACGACGCCAGCCGCGCCTTCTACGAGGGACTCGGCTTCGAACAGACGGACGAGGGCGAGGTCGAAACCGACGGCGACTTCTACCCCGAGGCGGTCTACACGCTCGAGTTGTAATCCGGGCCGCTGAACTGTCTGCCGCGCTGTCGAACTGTCTCCGGGCCGCTGAACTGTCTGCCGCGCTGTTGAACTATCGCCTCGGCTCCGGGTGTCCCGATTCGCCCGATACTCGCTACTCGAGGTCGATCCCGTGGTCCGCGAGCAGCACCCGGAACTCGCTCTCGTCGAGGATCGGCACGTCGTTGTCTTCCGCATCCTGTCGTTTCGTTGCGCCCGGGTTTTCGCCGGCGACGAGGTAATCCGTGTTCCCGGAGACGCTACCTGTCGCGTTCGCGCCGTGGGTTTCGACGAGATCTTGTGCCTCGCCTCTGGTCATCTCGGCGAGCGAGCCGGTGAAAACGAACGTGAGCCCCTCGAGTTCGCCGCCGGTGTCGGTATCGACTGCGACTTCCTGCGGGGAGACGTGCTCGAGCACGTCGTCGACCACGGCGGCGTTGGCCTCGCTCGCGAAGAACTCGTGGATCGTCTCGGCGACGGTCTCACCGACGTCGTCGACGCCCTCGAGCCGGTCGGGCTCGTCCTCGGCGGCCTCGCGGACGGCCTCGAAGGTGCCGAACTCGCGGGCGAGTTCGCGGGCCGTCGTCGGGCCGACGTGGGGGATGCCCAGCGCGGAGAGAAAGTCGGGCAGGGGCGGATCGCGGCTGGCGTCGATCTCCGCGAGCAGGTTCTCGGCGCTGGTCTCGCCCCAGCCCTCGAGGTCGGTGAGGGCCTCCCGATCGAGTTCGTAGAGGTCCGCGACGGTCTCGAGCAGGCCGGCCTCGACGAGCTGACGGACGCTCTTCTCGCCCAGTCCCTCGAGATCGAGGCCGTCGTCGCCGGCGTAGTACTCGATCGACCGCCGGAGCTGGGCGTCGCAGCCGAGGCCGCCGGTGCAGAACGCGATCGGGCCGTCGCGCTCGACGGGGCTGTCGCAGACGGGACACGTCTCCGGCAGTTCGTAGTGGCCCTCGCTGCCCTTCTCGACGACCTCCTCGACGTAGGGGATCACGTCGCCCGCGCGCTGCACGCGGACGGTGTCGCCGACGTTGACGTTCTTCGCCTCGATCTCGTCGGGGTTGTGTAGACTCGCCCGCGAGACGGTGACGCCGCCCACGTCGACCGGCTCGAGCAGGGCGACGGGGGTCAGCCGACCCGTTCGGCCGACCTGTACCGCGACGTCGGCGATCGGGGTGACCTCCGCGCGGGCGGGGAACTTGTAGGCGAACGCCCAGCGGTCGTGGCGCGCCGTCCGCCCGAGTTCCTCGCGGGCCTCGCGGTCGTCGACCTTGATCACGACGCCGTCGATCTCGTAGTCCAGTTCGTCGCGGGCCTCGAGCAGGCGATTGCGGTAGTCGATCGCACCGTCGATGTCGTCGACCACTTCGACGCGGTCGTTCGTCCGCAGTCCGAACTCGGGGAAGCGCTCGAGTTCCTCTCGATGGGTGTCCTCGAGTTCGCTGGCCGCAAGTACGTCGAAGTAGAAGACCGCGAGCGGGCGCTCGGCGACGACCGAGGGATCGAGTTGGCGGATCGTGCCGGCGGTCGCGTTGCGCGGGTTCGCGAAGGGATCCTCGCCGCGCTCGATTCGCTCGCGGTTGTGTCTCTGGAACTCGTCTTTGGGCATGTAGACCTCGCCTCGCACCGCGAGGGTCTCGGGGTAGTCGCCGTGGAGGTGCTGGGGCACCGAGCCGATCGTGCGAGCGTTGCGGGTCACGTCGTCGCCCTCGCGGCCGTCCCCGCGGGTGACCGCCCGCTCTAAGCTGCCCTCCTCGTAGACGAACTCCATCGAGACGCCGTCGAACTTGGGCTCGCAGACGTACCGAACGTCGCCCGCGTGCCCGCTGGCGCGTAACTCGCGGCGCACCCGCTCGTCGAACTCCCGGACGTCGTCTTCCTCGCCGCTGTTGTCGATCGACAGCATCGGCGCGACGTGCTCGACCGTGTCGAACGCCTCGATGGGCTCGCCGCCGACGCTTCGCGTGGGGCTGTCGGGATGGGAGAGATCGAACGCGTCCTCGAGGTCGCGCAGTCGGGCGAAGAGCGCGTCGTACGTGCGGTCGGCGATCAGCGGCTCGCTCTCGACGTAGTACCGGCGGTCGTGCTCGCGGATCGCCTCCCGGAGCAGTTCGACCTGCCGTTCGGCCTCGGCCGCCGAGAGTTCCTCGAGCGGCGCGAAATCGGTCGGCGGGTCCCGGAGATACGGGTTGTCCTCGTCTGCAGTCTCGTGTGTGAGCGACATCGATATCGGTCTTGCTCGGGGCTTGCCCCGCGGAGCCGTTAACGTTACTGCAGTTGCTTCGGCCCGAATCCCGCGTGCCGGCGGGGGCCTACGCCCACGGACTGTCACCGACTTCGGCGCGGACTCGCGGCCCGACCTCGATGCGGCAGTCGGCTCGCGGCGATGCGATACACAACAGGACGTAGCCGTCCGCCCCTTCCTGCTCGGTCAGCGCCTGCGGCGACCGCCGGTACGTGAATCCCTCCGCGGCGTCGATCGGTTCGTTCGGTTCGTCCGCTCCGTTCTCATCGCGGTCGCCGTCTCCGTCCTCGAGCGCGACCAGTCGGCCGACGCAGGTGATGCAGGTTCCGGCCCGGCAGTCGTACGGAAGCCGGATGCGGTCCCGCTGGGCCGCCTCGAGGACCGTCTCGTCCTCGGCGACGACGACCGACTCGGTCCGGCCGTCGGCCCACTCGAGGGTTACGTCGTAGTCCGTCATCGTCCCCCCGTCGGCCGCGCTCGTCGTTCGGATCGGTCGATCATAGCGTGGGTACGGTCCGCGACGGCAAAAGTCCGTGCGCGCGAGCCACGGGTGAGACGCGAAACACGATCACCGTGTGACCGGTGTGGTTCTCCGTCTAAAACGGGGCGACCGCGATCCGGCGAGCGGTCTCAGTCCACGGTTGGCGTCGATTCGCCCGTTGTCTCGGCGGCGTCCCGGTCGGTGTCTTCCGTGTAGACGATTCCCCAACCGGTTGCCCCCATCAGGATCAGGACCAGCGGCGAGAGGATCCCGAAGAAGTAGTACGGGGCGTACTCGATCACCGGTACGCCGAGCGCCGAGGCCATGAAGGCGCCGCCCGAGCCCCACGGCACGAACGCCGATGTCGTCGTCCCCGACGCTTCGACCGCCCGCGAGAGGTTCCGGCTGTCGAGGTTGTACTCGTCGTACAGGTTCTGCAGCGTCATGCCGGGCACGACGATCGCCATGTACTGCTCCGCGGCGAGGAAGTTCATCGCGACCGTCCCCACGGCCGTCCCGGCGGTCAGTCCGGCGACGCTGCTGACGGCCCGGCCGATATGGTACGCGATCGCCGCCAGCACGCCGGTTTCCTGCAAAATCCCGCCCAGCGCCAGCGCGGCGACGACGATCGAGATCACCCACACGGAGCCCTCGAGGCCGCCGCTCGCGAGCAGTTCGTCCGTAAGGTCGACTCCTGTTTCGGGGCCGGTCCCGAAGTGGATGGTTTCCCATGCGGCGGCGAAGCCGACGCCCTGCAGCGTGGTACTGACCGCGACGCCGGCGAAGATACCGGCTCCGAGCGACGGCAACGCCGGGAAGCCATACAGCGCGAGCGCGAACGTGATGATCAGCGGGACGAAGGTGATCGGCGAGATGACGTAGCTACTCGAGAGTCCGCCTTGAATCTCGGCGACGCGGCCGGCGGGGATCGTCCCGCTCGCGCTCAGGCCCAAGACGACGAACAGGAGCAGCGAGATCACAAAGGAGATCGCGGTCCCGGGACGCATCGCGCGGATGTGATCCATCAGGTCCGTGTTCGTCACCGCGGCGGCGAGGTTCGTGGTGTCGGAAAGCGGCGAGTTCTTGTCGCCGGTGTAGGCTCCCGACAGGACGGCGCCGGCCGTCATCGCCTCCGAAATCCCGAGCCCGGAGCCGATCCCGATCATCGCGACGCCGAGGGTCCCAGCCGTCGTCCACGACGACCCGATCGCGAAGGCGACGACCGCCGAGAGGACGACGGTAAAGGGGAGGAATATCCGCGGCGACAGGAACTCCAGCCCGTAGTACATGAGCGTCGGGATCGTCCCGGAATCGATCCACGACGAGATGAGCATGTAGATGACGAACAGGATGAGAATGGCTTGAAGCCCGGTCAGAATACTGCGCCCGATCCCGTCGTAGAGGTCGCCCCACGAGTAGCCGAAGTAGTACCGTCCGAACAGTCCCGCGAAGGCGATCCCCCACAGCAGCGGCATCTGCGGGTCCATATCGAGCCAAATCATCCCGACCGAGAGGAACAAGAGCATTCCCGTGATGGGGACGAGCGCTTCCCCCAACGACGGCTGCTTGTCCTCTGGGATTTCGTCGTAGGTCTTCGGTGTGAAATCCAGTCCCATGTTCGGGTCGACCCGAGTTTGCGACAGCGGGTATAAATAAACCGTCATTCGCCGGTCGACTTCCGGCGTCGCAGCGACCGAACCGAGCCGGCGACCAGACCCAGTACTTTACCCGTCGGAGAGCCTACGACCGAGTAGATGGGACAGGGAACGGAGTTCGGACTGGTCGACCTCGAGGAAGCCGATACCCCGGGCGACGAGTGGGAGGAGATCGACGTCTCGGACACCGAGGCGGACCGGATCGCCCGCAAACGCGACCGCGAGTTCGAGCAGTTCGAGGAGCGGATCAAAGACGCCGAGCAGTTCAAGGTCGAGCAGTCGGTGTTCGACGACGCGACCTTCGCGGCGTTGTACAAGCTCGTCCAGGACGGCTACGTCGAGGCCTTCGGTGGGCCGCTCTCGACGGGCAAGGAGGCCAACGTCTACCACGCGCTGGGCGACGACCGCGAGGTCGCGGTCAAGATCTACCGAATCAACGCCTCGAACTTCCGGCAGATGCGTGACTATCTCGAGGGCGATCCCCGATTCGAGGGACTGGGCGGGAAGAAGAAAGACGTCGTCCTCGCGTGGACGAAAAAGGAACTGGCGAACTTAGAGCGCGCGAAAGCGGCCGGCGTGCGGGTACCGGAACCGATCGCGACCGAGCGCAACGTGCTGGTCATGGAGTACATCGGAACCGAAGACGGCCGCGCGAAGCGGCTCGGCGAGGTCCAGATCGAGAACCCCCAGACCGCCTACGAGGTCATGCGCGAGTACATGCGCCGGCTCTACTCGGCCGGCCTGATCCACGGCGACCTGAGCGAGTACAACGTCGTCTTCGACGAGGACGAGGGCCAACTCGTCTTCATCGACCTCGGACAGGCCGTCACCGTCCACCACCCCAACAGCCGCGAGTTCCTCGAGCGGGACTGCCGAAACGTCGCGAGTTTCTTCTCCCGGCAAGGCCTCGAGGTGACCGAGGACGACCTCCTCGAGTTCGTCACGAGTCCGGAACCGGACCCGTCTCGAGACTGATTCTCGAGGCGATCCCCGAAATCTTCTTTACCACCGACTGAAAATGGGCGGACAGTGATCTCCGCTCTCGAGTGGCAGTGGCGCTGGCAGCCCCTCTCGAGAGCGGACAGTGTCGTCGCGGCGGACGACGCGGCCTAACCCGGCGACCGCGGCGGTGGCGCTCCCTTCGCTCGTTTTCCGTTTGAATCGTCTTCCAGCCGCTGCAGTCGACTCCGAGACACGAATGACAGACTCACGCGAAACCGCAGATACCACCGAAACGACACGCACGGATTCGAGTTCGCCCGCTGACCAGTTCACCGTCACTCCCTACGCCGTCGACGGTGAGATCGACTACGAGAAACTGCTCGAGCGGTTCGGGGCCGACCGGCTCACCGACGAGCAGATCGAACGCTTCCCCGACCACCCGCTGCTCAGACGGCGGACGTTCTACGCGGGCCGAGACATCGACGAGTACCTCGAGGCCGCCGCGGCCGGCGATCCGCACGCGATCGTCACCGGTCGCGGCCCCTCGGGACCGATGCATCTGGGCCACGTCCTCCCGCTGTACCTCGCGAAGCGGTTCCAGCGGAAGACCGGCGCGACGGTCTATATCCCGCTCTCCGACGACGAGAAGTTCCTCGCGAAGGACCAGTCGTTCGACGCCATCGGCGAGCACACCCGCGAGAACCTGCGCGATATCCTCGCCGTCGGCTTCGATCCCGACCGGACGCGGATCGTCGTCGACACCGCCGACGCGGACGTGGTCTACCCGATCGCGGTCCGCCTCGCGAAGCACCTCACGCCGGCTACGGTCGAGGCCGTTTACGGCGAGCAGGACACCGTCGGCCTACAGTTCTATCCCGCCGTGCAGGCGACTCACCTCCTGCTCCCGCAACTCGTCGCGGGCCGGCAGCCGACGCTGGTCCCCATCGCCATTGATCAGGACCCTCACGTCCGCGTCTGTCGCGATGTCGCCGCAAAGGAGGCGCTGCCGGTCGAAAAGCCGGGTGCGCTGCTCGGCCGGTTCCTCCCGAGTCTCGAGGGACCGGGCAAAATGAGTTCCTCCGGCGACGCACCGTCGATCGAACTCACCGCCGATCCCGAAACGGTCGCCGAGACGATTCGGACCCACGCCTACACCGGCGGCCGGGCAACCATCGAGGAACACCGCGAGAAGGGCGGTGACCCGACCGTCGACGTCCCCTTCCAGTACCTCCGATACTTCTTCGAACCCGACGACGCCGAACTCGAGCGCATCGCGGCCGACTACCGGTCTGGCGACCTGCTCAGCGGGGAGTTGAAGGAACTCGCGATCGAGCGAATTACAGCGTTTCTCGCCGATCACCAGCGCCGGCGCGAAGAACTGGGATCGATCGAGGCCGAACTCGAGCCCTACCGACTGACGGACGGAGAGCGGCAGCGGGCGCTCGAGCGGGCCGGCGTGCCGACGGGACTCGATCGATAGCCGTTCGATCGCGCAGTGTCTCCCGAATCGGCGTTCCCCGAACGCCTTAGTGGCTCGCTCCCACGCGAACGCGTATGAACATCGGCATCGTCTCCGACACTCACGATAACGTCGAAGCCATCGAACGGGCGACCGAGGTCTTCGCCGAGGAGGGCGTCGAGATCGTCGTTCACTGCGGCGATTTCGTCGCACCCCTGATGATCGATTACTTCGAGGGGTTCGAACTCCACGGCGTCCTCGGGAACAACGACGGCGACGTCGCGAACATCCAGGCGGCGTTCGACCGGCTCGGCGACGAGAGCCGACTCCACGGCCGCTTCGCCGACCTCGAGTTCGACGGGCTCTCGTTCGCAGTTCTCCACGGCGAGAGTAAGGCGGAGGTCGCGGCGATCGCGGCCGGCGACAGCTACGATTTCGTCTGTTACGGACACCACCACGAGCGCGAACTGTCGGAGGACGGGCGGACGACGGTACTCAATCCCGGTGCGCACGTGCTGGCGTCCGAGGCGGATCGAACGGTCGCGATCGTCGACACCCGCTCGGAGTCGGTGCGGTTCCGTTCGGTCCGCGAGTAGCGGGCTTCGACCGCGCCGCGCCTCGAGACGCGTGTGACGGTGCCACGGAACACCCGGTACTCGCGGACCAAGCGCTTAACCTCGACCAGCGAGTACCGGACTGTATGCAGCACGTGAAGATTCCGCAGGACCGCATCGGCGTTCTCATCGGTGAAGGAGGCGAGACGATGCGCGAGATCGAGGCGGAAGCCGAAGTGCGACTCGACATCGACTCGGAGAACGGCTCCGTCGCCGTCGAAACCGTCGGCGATCCCGTACTCGGCCTCAAAGGCCCCGAGATCGTCCGCGCCATCGGCCGAGGCTTCGCACCGGAGGACGCCCTGCGACTGCTCGAGGACGACATGATGTTGTTCGACGTGGTCGACATCGACGCCGCCTCGCGCAACAAGACCGACATGAAACGCAAGAAGGGCCGGCTCATCGGCGAGGGCGGCCGGACCCGGGAACTGATGGAGGAACTGACCGGTGCCGATGTCGTCATCTACGGCTCGACGCTCGGTGTCATCGGCGCGCCACAGGAGGTCGACGTCGTCCGCAGCGCCGCCGAGATGCTGCTCGACGGCGCGCCCCACGGCGCGGTCTACTCCTTCCTCGAGGAGAAGCACAACGAGATGAAACACAAGGGAATGGAGTACCACCGGTTCCCCGGCGGTCAGTCCTGATCCGTCTGTTCGCCCCGATTTCTGCTCCGTCGACCGTCTTCTCCCGCGCTCGGAGGAGTCGCCGTGTGAACCGCTTTTCGACCGATAGCTGAACCCGTTCGAATCCCCGCCGACACGTCATCTGTGCGGTGGTTCTCACACAGTGCAAGTATAAATACCCGAACAGCCACCGGTTCGAAAACGCACGACAGGGGCCACCTCTAGCGCCCCTACCTATTCAATAGGGTAAGATTTATATAGAATAGCAAACAATCCCTCGAGTGACTATGGCTCAACAGCAGATGGGCAACCAGCCCCTTATCGTACTCTCGGAGGACAGCCAGCGCACCTCCGGGGAGGACGCGCAGTCGATGAACGTGCAGGCCGGGAAGGCGGTCGCCGAATCGGTTCGGACGACCCTCGGCCCGAAGGGGATGGACAAGATGCTCGTCGACTCCTCGGGCAACGTCATCGTCACCAACGACGGTGTCACCCTGCTCTCGGAGATGGAGATCGACCATCCCGCGGCCGACATGATCGTCGAAGTCGCCGAGACCCAGGAAGAGGAAGTCGGTGACGGCACCACCAGCGCGGTCGTCATCGCCGGCGAACTCCTCAGTCAGGCCGAGAACCTGCTGGACCAGGACATCCACGCGACCACCCTCGCACAGGGATACCGAGAGGCCGCCGAAGAGGCCACCGAGGCCCTCGAGGAAATCGCCATCGATGTCGACGAGGACGACACCGAGATCCTCGAGCAGATCGCCGCGACGGCGATGACCGGCAAGGGCGCGGAGAACGCCAAGGACCTGCTCTCCGAGCTCATCGTCGAGGCCGTTCGCGCGGTCTCCGACGACGACGGCGTCGACACGGACAACATCAAAGTCGAGAAGGTCGTCGGCGGCTCCATCGAGAACTCCGAGCTCGTCGAGGGCGTCATCGTCGACAAGGAGCGCGTCTCCGAGAACATGCCGTACTTCGCCGAGGACGCCAACGTCGCGATCATCGGCGGCGACCTCGAGATCAAGGAGACCGAGATCGACGCCGAGGTCAACGTCACCGACCCCGACCAGCTCGAGCAGTTCCTCGAGCAGGAAGAGGCCCAGCTGCGAGAGATGGCCGAGCAGATCGCCGACGTCGGTGCTGACGTCGTCTTCGTCGACGGCGGCATCGACGACATGGCC from Natrinema versiforme includes these protein-coding regions:
- a CDS encoding translation initiation factor, whose amino-acid sequence is MADEDDLDDLLDELDSQGDLETSQQVLSIRTESRRYDKPVTIIEGFDLTKSEIESTASDLKSSLGTGGTVDEGRIELQGDHRDRVPDLLRDRGFDVRE
- a CDS encoding 2Fe-2S iron-sulfur cluster-binding protein, which produces MTDYDVTLEWADGRTESVVVAEDETVLEAAQRDRIRLPYDCRAGTCITCVGRLVALEDGDGDRDENGADEPNEPIDAAEGFTYRRSPQALTEQEGADGYVLLCIASPRADCRIEVGPRVRAEVGDSPWA
- a CDS encoding metallophosphoesterase; the encoded protein is MNIGIVSDTHDNVEAIERATEVFAEEGVEIVVHCGDFVAPLMIDYFEGFELHGVLGNNDGDVANIQAAFDRLGDESRLHGRFADLEFDGLSFAVLHGESKAEVAAIAAGDSYDFVCYGHHHERELSEDGRTTVLNPGAHVLASEADRTVAIVDTRSESVRFRSVRE
- the nhaC gene encoding Na+/H+ antiporter NhaC; translated protein: MGLDFTPKTYDEIPEDKQPSLGEALVPITGMLLFLSVGMIWLDMDPQMPLLWGIAFAGLFGRYYFGYSWGDLYDGIGRSILTGLQAILILFVIYMLISSWIDSGTIPTLMYYGLEFLSPRIFLPFTVVLSAVVAFAIGSSWTTAGTLGVAMIGIGSGLGISEAMTAGAVLSGAYTGDKNSPLSDTTNLAAAVTNTDLMDHIRAMRPGTAISFVISLLLFVVLGLSASGTIPAGRVAEIQGGLSSSYVISPITFVPLIITFALALYGFPALPSLGAGIFAGVAVSTTLQGVGFAAAWETIHFGTGPETGVDLTDELLASGGLEGSVWVISIVVAALALGGILQETGVLAAIAYHIGRAVSSVAGLTAGTAVGTVAMNFLAAEQYMAIVVPGMTLQNLYDEYNLDSRNLSRAVEASGTTTSAFVPWGSGGAFMASALGVPVIEYAPYYFFGILSPLVLILMGATGWGIVYTEDTDRDAAETTGESTPTVD
- a CDS encoding tryptophan--tRNA ligase, whose translation is MTDSRETADTTETTRTDSSSPADQFTVTPYAVDGEIDYEKLLERFGADRLTDEQIERFPDHPLLRRRTFYAGRDIDEYLEAAAAGDPHAIVTGRGPSGPMHLGHVLPLYLAKRFQRKTGATVYIPLSDDEKFLAKDQSFDAIGEHTRENLRDILAVGFDPDRTRIVVDTADADVVYPIAVRLAKHLTPATVEAVYGEQDTVGLQFYPAVQATHLLLPQLVAGRQPTLVPIAIDQDPHVRVCRDVAAKEALPVEKPGALLGRFLPSLEGPGKMSSSGDAPSIELTADPETVAETIRTHAYTGGRATIEEHREKGGDPTVDVPFQYLRYFFEPDDAELERIAADYRSGDLLSGELKELAIERITAFLADHQRRREELGSIEAELEPYRLTDGERQRALERAGVPTGLDR
- a CDS encoding GNAT family N-acetyltransferase, yielding MHVRPATTDDFEAITAVARATWHDTYDELEADVIDRTVDDWYTDDSMPLEAPGTIVLVAEEREAQRASERSGNAADNDEVVGFTHAVAQGDKADILRMYVRPDRQGEGIGSQLHERLIAELEAYDIERIRSIDFAFNDASRAFYEGLGFEQTDEGEVETDGDFYPEAVYTLEL
- the rio1 gene encoding serine/threonine-protein kinase Rio1, coding for MGQGTEFGLVDLEEADTPGDEWEEIDVSDTEADRIARKRDREFEQFEERIKDAEQFKVEQSVFDDATFAALYKLVQDGYVEAFGGPLSTGKEANVYHALGDDREVAVKIYRINASNFRQMRDYLEGDPRFEGLGGKKKDVVLAWTKKELANLERAKAAGVRVPEPIATERNVLVMEYIGTEDGRAKRLGEVQIENPQTAYEVMREYMRRLYSAGLIHGDLSEYNVVFDEDEGQLVFIDLGQAVTVHHPNSREFLERDCRNVASFFSRQGLEVTEDDLLEFVTSPEPDPSRD
- the thsA gene encoding thermosome subunit alpha; translation: MGNQPLIVLSEDSQRTSGEDAQSMNVQAGKAVAESVRTTLGPKGMDKMLVDSSGNVIVTNDGVTLLSEMEIDHPAADMIVEVAETQEEEVGDGTTSAVVIAGELLSQAENLLDQDIHATTLAQGYREAAEEATEALEEIAIDVDEDDTEILEQIAATAMTGKGAENAKDLLSELIVEAVRAVSDDDGVDTDNIKVEKVVGGSIENSELVEGVIVDKERVSENMPYFAEDANVAIIGGDLEIKETEIDAEVNVTDPDQLEQFLEQEEAQLREMAEQIADVGADVVFVDGGIDDMAQHYLAQEGIIAVRRVKSSDQGQLARATGATTVSSVDDLTEDDLGVAGSVAQKEIAGDQRIFVEDVDDAQAVTLILRGGTEHVIDEIDRAVEDSLGVVRTTIEDGKVLAGGGAPEIDLSLALRDYADSVGGREQLAVEAFADALEVIPRTLAENAGLDPIDSLVELRSAHDGGDTGAGLDAYTGDTIDMDAEGVYEPLRVKTQAIESATEAAVMLLRIDDVIAAGDLAVSHDDDDEEMPPGGGGMGGGMGGMGGGMGGMM
- a CDS encoding pre-rRNA-processing protein PNO1; protein product: MQHVKIPQDRIGVLIGEGGETMREIEAEAEVRLDIDSENGSVAVETVGDPVLGLKGPEIVRAIGRGFAPEDALRLLEDDMMLFDVVDIDAASRNKTDMKRKKGRLIGEGGRTRELMEELTGADVVIYGSTLGVIGAPQEVDVVRSAAEMLLDGAPHGAVYSFLEEKHNEMKHKGMEYHRFPGGQS
- the ligA gene encoding NAD-dependent DNA ligase LigA; protein product: MSLTHETADEDNPYLRDPPTDFAPLEELSAAEAERQVELLREAIREHDRRYYVESEPLIADRTYDALFARLRDLEDAFDLSHPDSPTRSVGGEPIEAFDTVEHVAPMLSIDNSGEEDDVREFDERVRRELRASGHAGDVRYVCEPKFDGVSMEFVYEEGSLERAVTRGDGREGDDVTRNARTIGSVPQHLHGDYPETLAVRGEVYMPKDEFQRHNRERIERGEDPFANPRNATAGTIRQLDPSVVAERPLAVFYFDVLAASELEDTHREELERFPEFGLRTNDRVEVVDDIDGAIDYRNRLLEARDELDYEIDGVVIKVDDREAREELGRTARHDRWAFAYKFPARAEVTPIADVAVQVGRTGRLTPVALLEPVDVGGVTVSRASLHNPDEIEAKNVNVGDTVRVQRAGDVIPYVEEVVEKGSEGHYELPETCPVCDSPVERDGPIAFCTGGLGCDAQLRRSIEYYAGDDGLDLEGLGEKSVRQLVEAGLLETVADLYELDREALTDLEGWGETSAENLLAEIDASRDPPLPDFLSALGIPHVGPTTARELAREFGTFEAVREAAEDEPDRLEGVDDVGETVAETIHEFFASEANAAVVDDVLEHVSPQEVAVDTDTGGELEGLTFVFTGSLAEMTRGEAQDLVETHGANATGSVSGNTDYLVAGENPGATKRQDAEDNDVPILDESEFRVLLADHGIDLE